A region from the Sphingomonas ginkgonis genome encodes:
- a CDS encoding YncE family protein, translated as MIRTILRAAALLVSAAPSIVMAQQAPWNARDVPVSHRDRVYASEQFSNTVSVTDPADNRLLGVIKLGDPQPMNFSPLYKGQVLVHGLGFSPDGKTLAVVSIGSNAVSWIDTATNTVKHSTYVGRSPHEAFFTPDGKEVWVTVRGEDYIAVLDPTTYKETGRIKTPGGPGMTIFSPDGRYGYVCSSFNPVLAVFDVATHAQVGQVAQPSPFCPNIAATPDGKQVWFTLKDIGKTVAFDAKPPFAILKVLDTGPITNHVNFARTARGQFAYVTVGGENAVKVFRTSDFAPVATIPVGKMPHGVWPSGDGQRIYVGLENADELAAVDTAGNKVVATVPVGQAPQAIAYVPNAVPTGPGTDNLQPLGTAGKAVHLTMGPVGGNGAASSITLFDQGIIQVVQSAVTGLQPKKPFMLVLTANADGSGAVEPLANFMSNPAGAAIVNASGPIRQIVQGSAAAPRRFLAVAEVVNGAPGRIVQVQRD; from the coding sequence ATGATCCGGACCATCCTGCGCGCGGCCGCCTTGCTGGTGAGCGCCGCCCCGAGCATCGTGATGGCACAGCAGGCGCCGTGGAACGCCAGAGACGTGCCCGTCAGCCACCGCGACCGCGTCTATGCATCCGAACAATTCTCCAACACGGTGTCGGTGACGGATCCGGCCGACAACAGGTTGCTTGGCGTCATCAAACTCGGCGATCCGCAGCCGATGAACTTCTCCCCGCTCTACAAGGGGCAGGTGCTGGTTCACGGACTCGGCTTTTCGCCGGACGGAAAAACATTGGCGGTCGTGTCGATCGGGTCGAACGCCGTTTCCTGGATCGACACCGCCACCAACACCGTCAAGCATTCGACCTATGTCGGTCGCAGTCCGCACGAGGCGTTCTTCACGCCGGATGGCAAGGAGGTGTGGGTTACGGTACGCGGCGAGGATTACATCGCCGTGCTCGACCCCACGACGTACAAGGAGACCGGTCGCATCAAGACGCCCGGTGGTCCGGGCATGACGATCTTCTCTCCCGATGGCCGATACGGCTATGTCTGTTCCTCGTTCAATCCGGTGCTGGCCGTGTTCGATGTCGCAACCCACGCGCAGGTCGGACAGGTGGCGCAGCCGAGCCCGTTCTGTCCCAACATCGCCGCGACGCCGGACGGCAAGCAGGTGTGGTTCACGCTGAAGGACATCGGCAAGACGGTCGCATTCGATGCCAAGCCGCCTTTCGCGATCCTCAAGGTGCTGGATACCGGGCCGATCACCAATCACGTCAACTTCGCCCGCACGGCGCGCGGGCAGTTCGCCTATGTCACGGTGGGCGGGGAAAACGCGGTGAAGGTGTTCCGCACGTCCGACTTCGCGCCCGTCGCCACCATCCCGGTCGGCAAGATGCCGCACGGCGTCTGGCCATCGGGCGACGGCCAGCGCATCTATGTCGGGCTGGAGAATGCCGATGAACTTGCCGCGGTCGACACCGCCGGCAACAAGGTCGTTGCCACCGTGCCGGTCGGACAGGCACCGCAGGCGATCGCCTATGTGCCGAACGCTGTTCCGACAGGCCCCGGCACCGACAATCTCCAGCCGCTCGGTACGGCAGGCAAGGCGGTGCATCTGACCATGGGGCCGGTTGGCGGCAATGGTGCGGCAAGCAGCATTACCCTCTTCGACCAGGGCATCATTCAGGTCGTGCAGAGTGCCGTTACCGGTCTGCAGCCCAAGAAGCCTTTCATGCTCGTGCTCACCGCCAACGCGGACGGCAGCGGTGCGGTAGAGCCGCTTGCGAACTTCATGAGCAATCCGGCAGGTGCGGCGATCGTCAACGCATCGGGTCCGATCCGGCAGATCGTTCAGGGCAGTGCAGCGGCACCCCGGCGTTTTCTGGCGGTCGCCGAGGTGGTGAACGGCGCTCCGGGCCGCATCGTGCAGGTGCAGCGCGACTGA
- a CDS encoding TDT family transporter: MNADTHSVLSGLKPLSRLDHPREMIRQFTPNWFAATMGTGILALALPQVPGIGPALKPVGEVLWFFNIALFILFAALYGARWAMFGHEARRIFGHNTVSMFIGTIPMGLATIINGCLAFGIARFGDGIVPVAHVLWWIDVAMSLACGVLIPYLMFTRHEHSLDGMTAVWLLPVVAAEVAGASGGLLAPHLADPHAQIVTLATSYVLWAYSVPVALGILAILILRMALHKLPHESMAASSWLALGPIGTGALGMLVLGADAPAILAAHGLAGVGTVAQGIGVVAGLCLWGFGLWWLALATLITIRYWRAGVPFNLGWWGYTFPLGVYTVATFRLGTTLNLGFFGIVGTVLTIALAAMWLLVGAKTLAGAWRGNLFVSPCIATPN, from the coding sequence ATGAATGCCGACACGCACTCCGTTCTAAGCGGCCTCAAGCCGCTCAGCCGGCTCGATCACCCCCGCGAGATGATCCGCCAGTTCACACCCAACTGGTTCGCCGCAACGATGGGCACGGGCATCCTCGCGCTCGCGCTGCCACAGGTGCCCGGCATCGGACCTGCGCTGAAGCCGGTCGGCGAGGTGTTGTGGTTCTTCAACATCGCGCTCTTCATCCTGTTCGCCGCTCTCTATGGCGCGCGCTGGGCGATGTTCGGGCACGAGGCGCGGCGCATCTTCGGGCATAACACCGTATCGATGTTCATCGGGACGATCCCTATGGGCCTCGCAACGATCATCAACGGCTGTCTAGCCTTCGGCATCGCGCGGTTCGGGGACGGCATTGTGCCGGTTGCTCATGTCCTGTGGTGGATCGACGTCGCCATGTCGCTCGCCTGCGGTGTGCTCATCCCGTACCTGATGTTCACCCGCCACGAGCACAGCCTGGACGGCATGACCGCGGTGTGGCTGCTGCCGGTCGTCGCAGCCGAAGTGGCGGGTGCCAGCGGCGGGCTACTCGCTCCGCATTTGGCCGATCCCCACGCGCAGATCGTGACGCTCGCGACTTCCTATGTGCTGTGGGCCTATTCGGTGCCGGTCGCGTTAGGCATCCTCGCCATCCTGATCCTGCGGATGGCGCTCCATAAGCTCCCGCACGAGAGCATGGCAGCATCCTCCTGGCTGGCGCTGGGGCCGATCGGCACCGGGGCGCTGGGTATGCTGGTGCTCGGGGCGGATGCGCCGGCGATCCTCGCCGCACACGGGCTGGCCGGAGTCGGTACCGTTGCGCAAGGGATCGGCGTTGTCGCCGGGCTCTGCCTGTGGGGCTTCGGCCTGTGGTGGCTGGCGCTCGCGACGCTTATCACCATCCGCTACTGGCGCGCCGGCGTACCGTTTAACCTTGGCTGGTGGGGCTATACCTTCCCGCTCGGCGTCTACACCGTCGCCACCTTCCGTCTCGGCACGACGCTGAACCTTGGGTTTTTCGGTATCGTCGGCACGGTGTTGACGATAGCGCTCGCGGCCATGTGGCTGCTGGTCGGCGCCAAGACGCTCGCCGGAGCATGGCGTGGCAACCTGTTCGTCTCGCCCTGCATCGCTACCCCGAACTGA
- a CDS encoding anti-sigma factor family protein has product MTSPIGEDDLAAWIDGRLSPERQRLVDAYLEGQPDLHARLREQAEQARALASLFAPIADEPIPATMRVAAIRGRQRQPRWQLAIAASLLLTVGFGGGWSSARWSGEPRAGIAALANEASDNFRVYAADRIRPAEIGPDQRAMLIRWTSARLGERVTIPDLSAAGYRYGGGRLVATPHGPAALLLYDGPQASKLAVLTRPMQIDKSASMTSTSSGTMGRVTWAVDGIGYSVVGERPAAELHPIANEVRRQADAALVS; this is encoded by the coding sequence ATGACCAGCCCGATCGGAGAAGACGATCTGGCCGCGTGGATCGATGGAAGGCTGTCGCCCGAGCGGCAGCGTCTGGTCGACGCCTACCTTGAAGGCCAGCCGGACTTGCATGCCCGTTTGCGGGAGCAGGCGGAGCAGGCGCGAGCCCTTGCATCCCTGTTTGCCCCGATCGCGGATGAACCTATCCCGGCGACGATGCGCGTTGCAGCCATCAGGGGACGGCAACGCCAACCGCGTTGGCAACTCGCCATCGCCGCGTCGCTTCTGTTGACGGTCGGGTTTGGCGGGGGCTGGTCGAGCGCGCGTTGGAGTGGCGAACCCCGCGCGGGTATCGCGGCGCTGGCCAACGAGGCGAGTGACAATTTCCGTGTCTATGCCGCCGACCGGATACGACCAGCGGAGATCGGCCCCGACCAGCGCGCCATGCTGATCCGATGGACCTCCGCTCGATTGGGTGAGCGCGTCACGATCCCGGACCTCAGCGCAGCGGGTTACCGCTATGGCGGGGGGCGATTGGTCGCGACGCCCCACGGCCCTGCGGCGCTGCTCCTCTACGATGGACCGCAAGCGTCGAAGCTCGCGGTGCTGACGAGGCCCATGCAAATCGACAAGAGCGCAAGCATGACCAGCACGTCCAGCGGGACCATGGGCCGGGTCACATGGGCGGTCGACGGGATCGGCTATAGTGTGGTGGGGGAGCGCCCCGCTGCCGAGCTGCATCCGATCGCCAACGAGGTCCGGCGCCAGGCCGATGCGGCGCTTGTGTCCTGA
- a CDS encoding DUF305 domain-containing protein produces MLGLTTSAMLTGAVAAAPANGYASMVSAAMDRMMAGMMVKPSGDVDRDFVAMMLPHHQGAIDMAVAELRYGHNEQLKRIAQEIIIDQQQEIAAMKLAIGQPLPPSTPAPTQGGDHHSHMEH; encoded by the coding sequence ATGCTGGGTCTGACTACTTCGGCCATGCTCACCGGCGCAGTCGCGGCCGCCCCCGCCAATGGCTACGCCAGCATGGTATCTGCCGCGATGGACCGGATGATGGCGGGCATGATGGTCAAGCCGTCCGGCGACGTCGACCGCGACTTCGTCGCGATGATGCTTCCGCATCACCAGGGCGCCATTGATATGGCGGTGGCAGAGCTGCGCTACGGCCATAACGAGCAGCTCAAGCGCATTGCGCAGGAGATCATCATCGATCAGCAGCAGGAGATCGCCGCCATGAAGTTGGCGATCGGTCAGCCGCTACCCCCTTCGACGCCAGCCCCGACGCAGGGCGGCGACCACCACAGCCATATGGAGCACTGA
- a CDS encoding LysR family transcriptional regulator has protein sequence MTLEQLRIFVGVAEREHVTKAAEVLNVTQSAASGAVAALEARYGVPLFHRVGRGIQLTEAGRGFLEEARAVLGRAAHAETMLADYAGLARGSLRIVASQTIASYWLPARLAAFHERHPQIAVELAIDNTEGAAAQVLSGAAELGFVEGEVNEPALAHWIVGRDPMVLVGREDVGHVDEDWLRTARWIVREQGSGTRSTFEDVLRTRGFDPMQLTVAMTLPSNEAVRTAVEAGAGVSVLSRLVVARALKAGDLVELPLGLPDRAFHALRHKERYRTRAADALTDLIKEQVA, from the coding sequence ATGACCCTGGAGCAGCTCAGAATCTTCGTCGGTGTCGCCGAGCGCGAACACGTCACCAAGGCAGCAGAGGTGCTGAACGTCACGCAGTCCGCTGCCTCCGGCGCGGTCGCGGCCCTCGAAGCGCGCTACGGGGTTCCTCTGTTTCACCGTGTCGGGCGTGGCATCCAGCTGACCGAAGCAGGCCGCGGCTTTCTGGAGGAAGCGCGCGCGGTGCTGGGGCGGGCAGCGCATGCCGAGACGATGCTGGCGGACTATGCCGGGCTTGCCCGTGGTTCGTTGCGGATCGTCGCCAGCCAGACGATCGCAAGCTACTGGTTGCCCGCAAGGCTTGCCGCCTTTCACGAGCGCCACCCGCAGATTGCGGTCGAGCTGGCGATCGACAACACTGAGGGCGCGGCAGCGCAAGTCCTCAGCGGTGCCGCGGAACTTGGGTTCGTCGAGGGCGAGGTGAACGAACCGGCGCTCGCCCACTGGATCGTCGGGCGTGACCCGATGGTACTGGTCGGCCGCGAGGACGTCGGGCATGTCGACGAGGACTGGCTTCGCACTGCACGCTGGATTGTCCGCGAGCAGGGATCAGGCACGCGTTCGACCTTCGAAGACGTGCTGCGAACGCGCGGGTTCGATCCGATGCAACTGACGGTAGCGATGACGCTGCCGTCCAACGAAGCAGTGCGCACCGCGGTCGAGGCAGGTGCCGGCGTCTCCGTATTGTCGCGATTGGTCGTCGCACGCGCGCTCAAGGCCGGCGATCTGGTCGAGCTGCCGCTTGGGTTGCCCGATCGCGCCTTCCACGCGCTGCGCCACAAGGAACGCTATCGCACCCGCGCGGCCGACGCGCTGACGGACCTCATCAAGGAGCAGGTCGCATGA
- a CDS encoding MgtC/SapB family protein, which translates to MTEASAASDIAFWIDAIGRLVIATAAGMVLGWERSRENRQIMGLRTLGLVGLASCIAVQAIVHSGLPNVNADAAGRAMQGILSGVGFIGAGAVLRVGQGQEVHGLATAACIWVTATIGAAAGLAVWPLIIGGLSLAMLVLFVGAPLERRIRERARLTPAEADRKDAERKP; encoded by the coding sequence ATGACCGAAGCGTCAGCTGCATCGGATATCGCCTTCTGGATCGATGCGATCGGCCGGCTGGTGATTGCGACCGCGGCCGGGATGGTGCTCGGCTGGGAACGCTCGCGCGAGAACCGGCAGATCATGGGCTTGCGGACGCTGGGCCTCGTCGGTCTGGCGAGCTGCATCGCCGTGCAGGCGATCGTGCACAGTGGCTTGCCAAATGTGAACGCCGATGCCGCAGGACGGGCGATGCAGGGCATTCTGTCCGGCGTCGGCTTCATCGGTGCCGGCGCTGTGCTGCGGGTCGGCCAGGGTCAGGAAGTGCATGGGCTGGCGACCGCCGCATGCATCTGGGTCACAGCCACGATCGGCGCGGCAGCAGGGTTGGCGGTGTGGCCGCTCATCATCGGCGGGTTGAGCCTTGCGATGCTCGTACTGTTCGTCGGCGCTCCGCTCGAACGTCGCATTCGCGAGCGGGCCAGGCTGACTCCGGCAGAGGCCGACCGGAAGGATGCCGAGCGCAAGCCGTGA
- a CDS encoding RNA polymerase sigma factor codes for MDPLAAAIEPLIPGLRRYARSWLRDQAMADDVVQDCLERAVGRWRQRRGTEVRPWVYAILHNLLVDHQRQHSRRGTAVPLHLVDDAALGRPADQDTGLHHRDLLRALDALPEEQRTVLLLISVEGLSYGEVAAVVGVPLGTVMSRISRGRDRLATLIREGERPRLRSVQ; via the coding sequence ATGGACCCGCTTGCCGCCGCGATCGAGCCACTGATCCCCGGTCTGCGCCGCTATGCCCGGTCGTGGTTGCGCGATCAGGCGATGGCGGATGACGTGGTGCAGGATTGCCTTGAGCGTGCGGTCGGGCGCTGGCGGCAACGACGCGGGACGGAGGTTCGCCCATGGGTCTACGCGATCCTGCACAATCTGTTGGTCGACCATCAGCGGCAGCATAGCCGGCGAGGTACGGCGGTTCCGCTCCACCTCGTAGACGACGCTGCGCTCGGCCGCCCGGCCGATCAGGACACGGGTCTGCACCACCGCGACCTGTTGCGCGCCCTTGATGCGTTGCCCGAGGAGCAGCGGACGGTGCTGCTCCTCATTTCCGTCGAAGGTCTGTCATATGGGGAAGTCGCTGCCGTCGTCGGCGTGCCGCTGGGAACGGTGATGTCGCGCATATCGCGGGGGCGCGACCGTCTGGCGACACTCATCCGAGAGGGTGAACGGCCGCGATTGAGGAGTGTGCAATGA
- a CDS encoding molybdopterin-dependent oxidoreductase, giving the protein MDNFDAALASETSRRRFLRRTALGTAGLAAAPALAQQLVDLKLPGGNAERPMTSAFPGKGSMILQRVHPPLLETPMDVFDKSVFTPNDQFFVRWHWADIPTSIDVESFRLNVFGHVNRPLSISLAQLLRLPRVEMAAVNQCSGNSRGLFQPRVAGAQWGNGAMGNAKWLGVRLRDVLDLAGIKAGAVQVRFGALDQPVVAGAPDFEKALDIDHARDGEVMIAFGMNGEQLPLLNGFPCRLIVPGWYSTYWVKMLNAIEVLPGPDDQYWMAKAYKIPATPGANVMPGQKDFPTVPINRMIPRSWMTSLPDGQTIAYEASIPVGGIAMGGDCGVAKVDVSSDGGHTWYRTTLGADEGKYSFRRWDGRVPLRRGPNPIMVRCWNANGVAQPMKPIWNPGGFMRGNIETTTIIAA; this is encoded by the coding sequence ATGGACAATTTTGACGCCGCGCTGGCGAGTGAAACCAGTCGTCGCCGCTTTCTCAGGCGTACGGCGCTCGGCACCGCCGGCCTTGCCGCAGCACCTGCGCTGGCGCAGCAGCTCGTCGACCTGAAGCTGCCCGGCGGCAATGCCGAGCGGCCGATGACCAGCGCCTTTCCCGGCAAGGGCAGCATGATCCTCCAGCGTGTCCATCCGCCCTTGCTGGAAACGCCGATGGACGTGTTCGACAAGTCGGTGTTCACGCCCAACGACCAGTTCTTCGTCCGCTGGCATTGGGCCGACATCCCGACCTCGATCGACGTCGAGAGCTTCCGCCTCAACGTCTTCGGCCACGTCAACCGACCGCTGTCGATCAGCCTTGCCCAGCTGCTGCGCCTGCCGCGGGTCGAGATGGCAGCGGTCAATCAGTGCTCGGGCAACAGCCGTGGGTTGTTCCAGCCCCGGGTCGCCGGCGCGCAATGGGGCAACGGCGCGATGGGCAATGCCAAATGGCTCGGCGTGCGCCTGCGCGACGTGCTGGACCTCGCGGGGATCAAGGCAGGCGCGGTACAGGTGCGCTTCGGCGCGCTCGATCAGCCGGTCGTCGCTGGCGCCCCTGACTTCGAGAAGGCGCTCGACATCGACCATGCCCGCGACGGCGAGGTGATGATCGCCTTCGGCATGAACGGCGAGCAGCTGCCGCTCCTCAACGGCTTTCCCTGCCGGCTGATCGTCCCGGGCTGGTATTCGACCTACTGGGTCAAGATGCTGAATGCGATCGAGGTACTGCCCGGCCCTGACGACCAATATTGGATGGCCAAGGCTTACAAGATCCCGGCGACGCCGGGCGCCAACGTGATGCCGGGACAGAAAGACTTCCCGACCGTCCCGATTAACCGCATGATCCCGCGTAGCTGGATGACCAGCCTGCCGGATGGCCAGACGATCGCCTATGAGGCGTCCATCCCGGTTGGCGGGATCGCGATGGGCGGCGACTGCGGCGTCGCCAAGGTCGATGTCTCATCCGATGGTGGCCACACCTGGTACAGGACGACGCTCGGAGCGGACGAGGGCAAGTACAGCTTCCGTCGGTGGGATGGTCGCGTGCCGCTTAGGCGCGGTCCCAACCCGATCATGGTGCGCTGCTGGAACGCCAACGGTGTCGCTCAGCCGATGAAGCCGATCTGGAACCCCGGCGGGTTCATGCGCGGCAACATCGAAACCACCACCATCATTGCGGCCTGA
- a CDS encoding c-type cytochrome, translating into MKTPSPGVMAAGLIGLTGIILVSIGAPSSRKASAPISETSEPAPPVSVSARGFSLASTSVDLPIDDATYPDGPHADVINANCTSCHSASMALTQPALSADQWKATVTKMREVYKAPVAEKDVDAIVAYLTAMPHQKAAPATGKAQDPDPKVAPDVSGGTG; encoded by the coding sequence ATGAAGACCCCGTCTCCCGGCGTAATGGCCGCTGGCTTGATTGGCCTGACCGGTATCATCCTCGTCTCGATAGGTGCGCCGAGCAGCCGCAAGGCGTCTGCCCCGATCTCCGAGACGTCCGAGCCGGCGCCCCCCGTCAGCGTGTCGGCCCGCGGCTTCTCGCTTGCCTCGACCAGCGTCGACCTGCCGATCGACGACGCGACCTATCCCGATGGTCCGCACGCCGACGTCATCAACGCCAACTGCACCTCGTGCCACTCGGCCAGTATGGCGCTGACCCAGCCTGCGCTATCGGCGGATCAGTGGAAGGCGACCGTCACCAAGATGCGCGAAGTGTACAAGGCGCCGGTGGCCGAGAAGGATGTCGACGCAATCGTCGCCTATCTCACCGCCATGCCGCATCAGAAGGCGGCACCCGCAACCGGTAAGGCGCAGGACCCCGACCCCAAGGTGGCTCCCGATGTTTCAGGTGGAACCGGCTAA
- a CDS encoding sulfite oxidase, with protein MIERNSDPYNAEPTPGALIERFLTPQALFYVRSHGAVPDLPADHRIEVSGTSNESRFFSVEDLKSAFPKRTVTAVLQCAGNRRTDFQQVARTSGDPWDVGAIGNAEWTGVRLSDVLDAVGAPDASDLFVAFTGADEVDVEGEEALFGVSIAMSKARQPDVLIAWAMNGEPLTPEHGAPLRMVVPGYAGVRSAKWLTRIEVRDTPSDAPIQAHDYKLFPADVTSDTVEWDQGLTINAMPLNAAICSPGSGEILSAGEVRIEGYAIAYDRRVSRVEVSVNGGRDWQQATFADDPETHWGWRRWTLDATLPKGRQHLVVRAFDEAGQGQPERPDTMWNFAGYLCTAWHHVHVLVE; from the coding sequence ATGATCGAGCGCAACTCCGATCCCTACAACGCCGAGCCGACGCCCGGCGCGCTGATCGAGCGGTTCCTGACGCCGCAGGCGCTGTTCTACGTGCGCAGCCATGGCGCGGTGCCCGATCTGCCCGCCGATCACCGAATCGAGGTGAGCGGAACGAGTAACGAAAGCCGCTTCTTCTCAGTGGAGGATCTGAAGAGCGCGTTTCCCAAGCGGACGGTGACGGCGGTTCTCCAGTGCGCCGGCAACCGGCGCACGGATTTTCAGCAGGTCGCCCGGACGTCCGGCGACCCCTGGGACGTGGGAGCGATCGGCAATGCGGAATGGACCGGCGTACGACTGTCCGACGTACTGGATGCCGTCGGTGCGCCGGATGCGTCCGACCTGTTCGTGGCGTTCACCGGGGCGGACGAGGTGGACGTCGAAGGCGAGGAAGCATTGTTCGGGGTCTCGATCGCCATGAGCAAGGCGCGGCAACCCGACGTCCTCATTGCTTGGGCGATGAACGGCGAGCCGCTGACGCCCGAACACGGCGCACCGCTCCGCATGGTGGTGCCGGGCTATGCCGGGGTGCGCAGCGCCAAATGGCTGACACGGATCGAGGTGCGCGACACGCCCTCCGACGCACCCATCCAGGCGCACGACTACAAGCTCTTTCCCGCCGATGTGACGAGCGACACCGTCGAGTGGGACCAGGGTCTCACGATCAATGCCATGCCGCTCAACGCCGCGATCTGCTCGCCCGGCTCCGGTGAAATCCTGTCGGCCGGGGAGGTGCGGATCGAGGGTTACGCCATCGCCTATGATCGCCGCGTCTCCCGGGTCGAAGTGTCGGTGAACGGCGGTCGTGACTGGCAACAGGCGACGTTCGCCGATGATCCGGAGACGCACTGGGGTTGGCGGCGCTGGACCCTCGACGCCACGCTCCCCAAAGGTCGCCAGCACCTTGTCGTGCGCGCCTTCGACGAAGCTGGACAGGGACAGCCCGAACGGCCGGACACGATGTGGAACTTCGCCGGCTATCTGTGCACCGCCTGGCACCACGTACACGTGCTGGTCGAATGA
- a CDS encoding voltage-gated chloride channel family protein, translating into MRATFRNLYDQFNMAAFIRDRRTHAMSVLRWALILVPMAATVGTLCAAFLWSLDAVTRLRFAFPWLLYLLPIGGFMVGLLYHLTGRSVEGGNNLIVEQIHEPGGGVPLRMAPLIFFGTVVTHLFGGSAGREGTAVQLGGSLSGGFGRALKLDTQATRILLMTGIAAGFGAVFGTPIAGAVFALEVLAIGRVEYRALVPCLVAALVGDWTCLAWGIHHGIYHVDATVPVDALIVIKAGVAGVVFGLVGLAFAEANHALGGWLKRMVPYGPLRPVIGGVALIALVWLFGTRDYLGLGTLAATSDGLTIASFFGPDTHPWSWALKLLFTVVTLSAGFKGGEVTPLFFIGAALGNALAPMFGVPTGVFAAIGFVALFAGAANTPLACTFMGIELFGAAYAVPIAVACFVAYLCSGHNGIYLSQRVAVPKVPAAHLTPDATLRDARTHRASRRRSRV; encoded by the coding sequence GTGCGCGCGACATTTCGCAATCTCTACGACCAGTTCAACATGGCAGCGTTCATTCGCGATCGCCGCACCCATGCCATGTCGGTGCTGCGGTGGGCTTTGATCCTGGTCCCGATGGCCGCAACGGTGGGAACGCTCTGCGCGGCCTTCTTGTGGAGCCTCGATGCCGTGACCCGGCTTCGCTTTGCCTTTCCCTGGCTGCTCTACCTGCTGCCGATCGGCGGGTTCATGGTCGGACTGCTCTACCATCTGACAGGGCGCTCGGTCGAAGGCGGTAACAACCTCATCGTCGAGCAGATCCACGAACCGGGGGGCGGCGTGCCGCTGCGCATGGCCCCGCTCATTTTCTTCGGCACGGTCGTGACACATCTGTTTGGTGGATCGGCGGGACGCGAAGGCACCGCCGTGCAATTGGGCGGCAGTCTTTCCGGCGGGTTCGGGCGCGCCCTCAAGCTGGATACGCAAGCTACGCGCATCCTGCTGATGACGGGGATCGCGGCAGGGTTCGGCGCAGTGTTCGGGACGCCGATTGCGGGAGCGGTCTTCGCGCTGGAGGTGCTGGCGATTGGCCGGGTCGAGTATCGCGCGCTGGTGCCGTGCCTGGTCGCGGCACTGGTCGGCGACTGGACCTGTCTTGCCTGGGGCATTCACCACGGTATCTACCATGTCGATGCGACAGTGCCGGTCGACGCTCTAATCGTCATCAAGGCTGGCGTCGCGGGCGTCGTATTCGGGTTGGTCGGACTAGCTTTTGCGGAGGCCAATCATGCGCTTGGCGGATGGCTGAAGCGCATGGTGCCTTATGGCCCACTACGACCCGTCATCGGTGGCGTGGCCTTGATCGCACTGGTCTGGCTGTTCGGAACGCGCGACTATCTCGGCCTTGGCACGCTCGCCGCGACATCGGACGGCCTGACCATCGCCAGCTTCTTTGGTCCCGACACCCATCCATGGAGCTGGGCGCTGAAGCTGCTCTTTACCGTCGTGACCCTGAGCGCTGGCTTCAAGGGCGGAGAGGTGACGCCGCTGTTCTTCATTGGCGCGGCGCTCGGCAATGCGCTCGCGCCCATGTTCGGAGTGCCGACGGGGGTCTTCGCGGCGATCGGCTTCGTTGCGCTGTTCGCGGGTGCTGCCAACACGCCGCTTGCCTGCACGTTCATGGGGATCGAATTGTTCGGGGCGGCCTATGCTGTGCCGATCGCGGTCGCATGCTTCGTCGCCTACCTTTGCTCGGGTCATAACGGCATTTATCTGTCGCAGCGCGTCGCAGTCCCCAAGGTGCCTGCTGCGCACCTCACACCCGATGCGACCCTGCGTGACGCCCGCACGCACCGTGCTTCCCGCCGACGCTCGCGCGTCTGA